The following coding sequences lie in one Arachis ipaensis cultivar K30076 chromosome B03, Araip1.1, whole genome shotgun sequence genomic window:
- the LOC107634022 gene encoding protein NRT1/ PTR FAMILY 8.3 isoform X1 — MEHLEEPITLLEDGLLQNEDSIHTGDGTVNIKGEVAIKSEGGTWKACPFVLGTFFCERLAYYGIASNLVTYLTTRLHEGPVSAARNVTTFQGTCYLTPLLGSFLADAYWGRYRTIVVFYGIYLIGICTLTLSAIFSAQSAVFFLGIYLIAVGTGGIKPCIWPFGADQFDDTDHKERASKALFFNWNYFTSNIGALIATTILVWTEENIGWGLGYGIAASFIGIGMIVFFLGTRTYRFLRPGGSPITRICQVVVASLHKRKLEVPQDTSLLYETVAENSSVEGSLKLEHTNGLRCLDKAAVKSDIEKGSEEVTNPWRLCTVTQVEELKILIRMIPIWATGIIFSSVYAQMSSLFIEQGKMMDRTIGSFTIPAASLSTFNIVGVIIWVLIYDRVIVKVARHFTGNARGFTVLQRMGIGLFLSMTCMSAAAILESKRLQIAQEHGLVDEDVSIPLSILWQIPQYFLLGAAEVFNFIGQHEFFYEEAPDRMRSFCSALALLTNSLGNYLSSFVVTIVARLTRKDGSHGWLPDNLNEGHLDYFFWLLAALSFLNMLVYIVYARMYKQKAYRRNLSQRLN, encoded by the exons ATGGAACATTTGGAGGAACCCATAACACTTTTGGAAGATGGTCTTTTGCAG AATGAAGACTCTATTCACACTGGAGATGGGACAGTGAACATCAAGGGAGAGGTTGCCATCAAGAGCGAAGGTGGGACATGGAAAGCATGCCCCTTTGTTCTAG GTACTTTCTTCTGCGAACGGTTGGCCTATTATGGAATTGCCAGTAATCTTGTCACCTATCTAACAACCAGACTTCATGAAGGGCCTGTTTCTGCAGCAAGAAATGTTACCACCTTTCAGGGAACATGCTACCTTACACCTCTGCTTGGATCCTTCCTTGCTGATGCATACTGGGGAAGATATCGGACAATCGTTGTGTTCTATGGAATTTATCTCATT GGAATCTGCACATTGACCCTTTCAGCAATCTTTTCAGCTCAAAGTGCTGTATTCTTCCTTGGAATCTATTTGATTGCAGTAGGGACTGGTGGGATCAAGCCATGTATATGGCCCTTTGGAGCAGACCAGTTTGATGATACAGATCATAAGGAAAGAGCAAGTAAAGCATTATTCTTCAATTGGAACTACTTCACTAGCAACATTGGTGCACTCATAGCAACCACCATATTGGTATGGACCGAAGAAAATATAGGATGGGGACTTGGATATGGCATTGCAGCATCGTTTATTGGTATTGGAATGATAGTGTTCTTTCTTGGTACACGTACCTACCGTTTTCTTAGGCCAGGGGGAAGTCCTATTACAAGAATCTGCCAAGTGGTTGTTGCTTCTTTACATAAGAGGAAATTGGAGGTACCTCAAGATACCTCTCTCCTCTATGAAACTGTGGCAGAGAATTCATCTGTTGAAGGAAGTCTTAAACTCGAGCATACCAATGGATTGAG GTGCCTTGACAAAGCTGCAGTGAAATCAGATATAGAAAAAGGGAGTGAGGAAGTAACTAATCCTTGGAGGCTTTGCACCGTGACACAGGTGGAAGAGCTGAAGATTCTAATCCGCATGATTCCAATCTGGGCAACAGGAATCATCTTCAGTTCTGTCTATGCTCAAATGTCCTCGCTGTTCATTGAACAAGGGAAAATGATGGACAGGACTATTGGTTCTTTCACAATTCCCGCGGCATCTCTTTCAACTTTTAATATAGTTGGTGTCATCATTTGGGTTCTCATCTATGATAGAGTGATTGTTAAAGTTGCAAGACACTTCACTGGCAATGCAAGAGGCTTCACAGTGTTGCAGAGAATGGGAATTGGCCTGTTTCTCTCCATGACTTGCATGTCAGCTGCAGCTATATTAGAGAGCAAGAGATTACAAATAGCACAAGAACATGGATTGGTAGATGAAGATGTTTCTATTCCACTTAGCATACTGTGGCAAATACCTCAGTATTTTTTGCTAGGTGCTGCAGAGGTGTTCAACTTTATAGGACAGCATGAGTTCTTCTATGAGGAAGCGCCGGATAGGATGCGAAGTTTCTGCAGCGCGTTGGCGCTTCTGACAAATTCACTGGGAAATTACCTGAGTTCTTTTGTTGTCACAATTGTTGCTAGACTCACAAGAAAGGATGGAAGTCATGGATGGCTACCAGATAATTTGAATGAGGGCCATCTTGATTACTTTTTCTGGCTTCTAGCTGCACTTAGTTTCTTAAATATGTTGGTTTACATTGTCTATGCTAGAATGTACAAACAGAAGGCATATCGCAGGAACCTTTCTCAAAGGCTTAATTAA
- the LOC107634022 gene encoding protein NRT1/ PTR FAMILY 8.3 isoform X2: MNEDSIHTGDGTVNIKGEVAIKSEGGTWKACPFVLGTFFCERLAYYGIASNLVTYLTTRLHEGPVSAARNVTTFQGTCYLTPLLGSFLADAYWGRYRTIVVFYGIYLIGICTLTLSAIFSAQSAVFFLGIYLIAVGTGGIKPCIWPFGADQFDDTDHKERASKALFFNWNYFTSNIGALIATTILVWTEENIGWGLGYGIAASFIGIGMIVFFLGTRTYRFLRPGGSPITRICQVVVASLHKRKLEVPQDTSLLYETVAENSSVEGSLKLEHTNGLRCLDKAAVKSDIEKGSEEVTNPWRLCTVTQVEELKILIRMIPIWATGIIFSSVYAQMSSLFIEQGKMMDRTIGSFTIPAASLSTFNIVGVIIWVLIYDRVIVKVARHFTGNARGFTVLQRMGIGLFLSMTCMSAAAILESKRLQIAQEHGLVDEDVSIPLSILWQIPQYFLLGAAEVFNFIGQHEFFYEEAPDRMRSFCSALALLTNSLGNYLSSFVVTIVARLTRKDGSHGWLPDNLNEGHLDYFFWLLAALSFLNMLVYIVYARMYKQKAYRRNLSQRLN, translated from the exons ATG AATGAAGACTCTATTCACACTGGAGATGGGACAGTGAACATCAAGGGAGAGGTTGCCATCAAGAGCGAAGGTGGGACATGGAAAGCATGCCCCTTTGTTCTAG GTACTTTCTTCTGCGAACGGTTGGCCTATTATGGAATTGCCAGTAATCTTGTCACCTATCTAACAACCAGACTTCATGAAGGGCCTGTTTCTGCAGCAAGAAATGTTACCACCTTTCAGGGAACATGCTACCTTACACCTCTGCTTGGATCCTTCCTTGCTGATGCATACTGGGGAAGATATCGGACAATCGTTGTGTTCTATGGAATTTATCTCATT GGAATCTGCACATTGACCCTTTCAGCAATCTTTTCAGCTCAAAGTGCTGTATTCTTCCTTGGAATCTATTTGATTGCAGTAGGGACTGGTGGGATCAAGCCATGTATATGGCCCTTTGGAGCAGACCAGTTTGATGATACAGATCATAAGGAAAGAGCAAGTAAAGCATTATTCTTCAATTGGAACTACTTCACTAGCAACATTGGTGCACTCATAGCAACCACCATATTGGTATGGACCGAAGAAAATATAGGATGGGGACTTGGATATGGCATTGCAGCATCGTTTATTGGTATTGGAATGATAGTGTTCTTTCTTGGTACACGTACCTACCGTTTTCTTAGGCCAGGGGGAAGTCCTATTACAAGAATCTGCCAAGTGGTTGTTGCTTCTTTACATAAGAGGAAATTGGAGGTACCTCAAGATACCTCTCTCCTCTATGAAACTGTGGCAGAGAATTCATCTGTTGAAGGAAGTCTTAAACTCGAGCATACCAATGGATTGAG GTGCCTTGACAAAGCTGCAGTGAAATCAGATATAGAAAAAGGGAGTGAGGAAGTAACTAATCCTTGGAGGCTTTGCACCGTGACACAGGTGGAAGAGCTGAAGATTCTAATCCGCATGATTCCAATCTGGGCAACAGGAATCATCTTCAGTTCTGTCTATGCTCAAATGTCCTCGCTGTTCATTGAACAAGGGAAAATGATGGACAGGACTATTGGTTCTTTCACAATTCCCGCGGCATCTCTTTCAACTTTTAATATAGTTGGTGTCATCATTTGGGTTCTCATCTATGATAGAGTGATTGTTAAAGTTGCAAGACACTTCACTGGCAATGCAAGAGGCTTCACAGTGTTGCAGAGAATGGGAATTGGCCTGTTTCTCTCCATGACTTGCATGTCAGCTGCAGCTATATTAGAGAGCAAGAGATTACAAATAGCACAAGAACATGGATTGGTAGATGAAGATGTTTCTATTCCACTTAGCATACTGTGGCAAATACCTCAGTATTTTTTGCTAGGTGCTGCAGAGGTGTTCAACTTTATAGGACAGCATGAGTTCTTCTATGAGGAAGCGCCGGATAGGATGCGAAGTTTCTGCAGCGCGTTGGCGCTTCTGACAAATTCACTGGGAAATTACCTGAGTTCTTTTGTTGTCACAATTGTTGCTAGACTCACAAGAAAGGATGGAAGTCATGGATGGCTACCAGATAATTTGAATGAGGGCCATCTTGATTACTTTTTCTGGCTTCTAGCTGCACTTAGTTTCTTAAATATGTTGGTTTACATTGTCTATGCTAGAATGTACAAACAGAAGGCATATCGCAGGAACCTTTCTCAAAGGCTTAATTAA